From a region of the Sphingopyxis sp. YR583 genome:
- a CDS encoding acyl carrier protein → MTDSNSVDATLRALLADVLGLGEARAAALTDDSGLFGELPEFDSMAVATVLTEMEDRLGIIIDDDEVDGEIFETYGNLLAFSLRKATD, encoded by the coding sequence GTGACCGATAGCAATTCCGTCGATGCCACCCTGCGCGCCCTGCTTGCCGATGTGCTTGGCCTGGGTGAGGCGCGCGCGGCTGCGCTGACCGATGACAGCGGCCTGTTCGGCGAATTGCCCGAATTCGATTCGATGGCAGTCGCGACCGTGCTGACCGAAATGGAAGACCGGTTGGGCATCATCATCGACGATGATGAAGTCGACGGTGAAATCTTTGAAACCTACGGTAATTTGCTCGCCTTTTCGCTGCGCAAAGCGACCGACTGA
- a CDS encoding hydrolase 1, exosortase A system-associated, producing the protein MRHQLSFACEGATLAASLDAAASGTGLLIVSGGNEIRSGAHRGMAMLAARIAEAGHPVFRFDRRGIGDSEGANDGFESSGPDIAAAIAAFREAAPHVTHIVAFGNCDAASALLLHQPLALDGLIVANPWTYDSDGEESDAPALPPASAIRARYLSRLKDPRSLLRLFKGEVDLRKLFRGLSALKQPPQQRAPDSLADRIDATLAELLCPATILLATDDRTAQAFIESCGPSLAYIEKNPSTLRVERLASASHSFAGDDGEWLAQRILAVLAAQASAIA; encoded by the coding sequence ATGCGGCATCAGCTGAGCTTTGCCTGCGAGGGCGCGACGCTCGCCGCGAGCCTCGACGCGGCGGCGAGCGGCACCGGGCTGCTGATCGTATCGGGCGGCAACGAGATTCGCAGCGGCGCGCATCGCGGGATGGCGATGCTCGCGGCGCGGATTGCCGAGGCCGGCCATCCGGTGTTCCGTTTCGATCGGCGCGGGATCGGCGACAGCGAGGGCGCGAATGACGGGTTCGAAAGCAGTGGGCCGGATATCGCCGCGGCGATTGCGGCGTTTCGCGAGGCGGCGCCACATGTCACGCATATCGTCGCCTTCGGCAATTGCGATGCGGCGAGCGCCTTGTTGCTGCACCAGCCGTTGGCGCTCGATGGCCTCATCGTCGCCAACCCGTGGACTTACGATAGCGACGGCGAAGAAAGCGATGCGCCAGCCTTGCCGCCCGCTTCGGCGATCCGCGCGCGTTACCTGTCGCGGTTGAAAGACCCGCGGAGCCTGTTGCGCCTGTTCAAGGGCGAGGTCGATCTCCGCAAATTGTTCCGCGGGCTATCCGCGCTCAAACAGCCGCCGCAACAGCGGGCGCCCGATAGCCTTGCCGACCGGATCGACGCGACGCTCGCCGAACTCCTCTGTCCGGCGACGATCCTGCTCGCGACCGACGATCGGACCGCACAGGCTTTCATCGAAAGCTGCGGCCCGTCGCTTGCCTATATCGAGAAGAATCCCAGCACCCTTCGCGTCGAGCGCCTCGCCAGCGCCTCGCACAGCTTCGCCGGCGACGATGGCGAGTGGCTCGCACAGCGGATTTTGGCGGTGCTCGCCGCTCAGGCGTCCGCCATCGCGTGA
- the trxB gene encoding thioredoxin-disulfide reductase produces the protein MPSVHHTKMLILGSGPAGLSAAIYAARAGMQPIVVQGLQPGGQLTITTDVENYPGFAEVVQGPWLMEQMTAQAMHVGTSMIWDTIVDVDLSRRPFKLTGDGGDVYMADTLVIATGAQAKWLGVPGEQELGGKGVSACATCDGFFYRGKKVVVIGGGNTAVEEALYLTNHSEDVTLIHRRDSLRAEKILQDRLAVNPKIKTLWNKRVERFVAGEGLTGLVGVDLVDTVTGEASFEPTDGGFVAIGHSPSTELFKGKLPLDDDGYLQVTPGTSLTSIPGVFAAGDVTDKVYRQAVTAAGMGCMAALDAERFLAEAEYHAMADA, from the coding sequence ATGCCCAGCGTTCACCACACCAAGATGCTCATCCTCGGTTCCGGCCCCGCCGGCCTGTCGGCCGCGATTTATGCGGCGCGTGCTGGCATGCAGCCGATCGTGGTGCAGGGGCTCCAGCCCGGCGGCCAGTTGACGATCACCACCGACGTCGAAAACTACCCGGGCTTTGCCGAAGTCGTGCAGGGGCCGTGGCTGATGGAACAGATGACCGCGCAGGCGATGCACGTCGGCACCAGCATGATCTGGGATACGATCGTCGACGTCGACCTCTCGCGCCGTCCGTTCAAGCTGACCGGCGACGGCGGCGACGTCTATATGGCCGATACGCTCGTTATCGCGACGGGTGCGCAGGCCAAATGGCTCGGCGTTCCGGGCGAACAGGAACTCGGCGGTAAGGGCGTTTCGGCCTGCGCGACGTGCGACGGCTTCTTCTATCGCGGCAAGAAGGTCGTGGTGATCGGCGGCGGCAACACGGCGGTCGAGGAAGCTCTCTACCTCACCAACCACAGCGAGGATGTCACCCTGATCCACCGCCGCGACAGCCTGCGCGCCGAAAAGATCCTGCAGGACCGGCTCGCGGTTAATCCGAAGATCAAGACGCTGTGGAACAAGCGCGTCGAACGCTTTGTTGCGGGCGAGGGCCTGACCGGCCTCGTCGGCGTCGATCTCGTCGACACCGTCACCGGTGAGGCGAGCTTCGAGCCCACCGACGGCGGCTTCGTCGCCATCGGCCACAGCCCGTCCACCGAACTGTTCAAGGGCAAGTTGCCGCTGGACGACGACGGCTATCTTCAGGTCACGCCCGGCACCTCGCTGACCTCGATCCCCGGCGTCTTCGCCGCCGGCGACGTCACCGACAAGGTTTATCGTCAGGCGGTGACGGCGGCGGGCATGGGCTGCATGGCGGCACTCGACGCCGAACGCTTCCTCGCAGAGGCCGAATATCACGCGATGGCGGACGCCTGA
- a CDS encoding class I SAM-dependent methyltransferase encodes MASWWERHGVPRLIKCACSQGQIMKARSKVVPHARGHVLELGCGGGINMEFYRPGQIESFSGLDPSPELLAMSVAAAAARGIDADIREGVGEAMPFESAQFDTVVTTFTLCSVADQAAVLGEIRRVLKPGGTALFLEHGGAPDAGVATWQRRIEPVWKRIGGNCHLTRPIGDAYERAGFAVERQGAAYMPKTPRPFGWVEYGAARPA; translated from the coding sequence ATGGCAAGCTGGTGGGAACGTCACGGGGTGCCGCGATTGATCAAATGCGCCTGTTCGCAGGGGCAGATCATGAAGGCGCGCAGCAAGGTCGTGCCGCATGCGCGCGGACATGTGCTGGAGCTTGGCTGCGGCGGCGGCATCAATATGGAATTTTATCGGCCCGGGCAGATCGAGAGCTTCAGTGGACTCGACCCCTCGCCCGAACTGCTTGCGATGAGCGTCGCAGCAGCGGCAGCGCGCGGGATCGACGCCGACATCCGCGAAGGCGTCGGCGAGGCGATGCCGTTCGAGAGCGCGCAGTTCGACACCGTCGTCACCACCTTCACGCTATGTTCGGTCGCCGATCAGGCCGCAGTGCTGGGCGAGATCCGCCGCGTGCTGAAACCCGGCGGAACCGCGCTGTTTCTGGAGCATGGCGGTGCGCCCGATGCCGGCGTTGCGACCTGGCAACGGCGGATCGAGCCGGTGTGGAAGCGCATCGGCGGCAATTGCCATCTGACCCGTCCGATCGGCGATGCCTATGAACGCGCCGGTTTTGCGGTCGAACGCCAAGGCGCGGCGTACATGCCCAAGACGCCGAGACCATTTGGCTGGGTCGAATATGGAGCGGCGCGCCCCGCGTAG
- a CDS encoding caspase family protein has product MLRFWLVTLTALFLLAPSAAEARKVALIIGNGDYANTSRLANPANDIRIIAASARQAGFDDVTVAADLAVNDFQKAMRDFRAKADGAEVAMVYYAGHGIEAQGKNWLIPTDAQLKSDLDLPYEAINLDRLMESVSGAQIRMIVLDSCRNNPFGRSWRSGTRAVANGLAGVEADDVLVIFAAAPGQTAADGANGNSPFATSLAKRLPQPDTPVQLLGGLIRDDVLKATSGSQRPFVSASITGTPVYLVPRTAPVAAPATSGDRAALEDLLWKGAVADNSVRAFSAYLAEFPAGKFAGQAGENISRLLKNPGAAAPTAITTAAPPPAAASRKFILSNIRVECVKLTGRLGLGLPDQLFLRFNTGQRFPEGKSEIYSIKRGESWVVPESFAFDQPVSFQLREFDDIGGSDNIGTIDIGDTPGTFTKTLDGDASDYRVTYMVTIG; this is encoded by the coding sequence ATGTTGCGATTCTGGCTTGTCACCCTCACCGCGCTGTTCTTGCTCGCACCGTCGGCGGCCGAGGCGCGCAAGGTCGCGCTGATCATCGGCAATGGCGATTATGCGAACACCAGCCGGCTGGCGAACCCCGCGAACGACATCAGGATCATCGCCGCGTCGGCACGCCAAGCGGGATTCGACGATGTGACCGTCGCCGCCGACCTCGCGGTCAATGATTTCCAGAAAGCGATGCGCGATTTCCGCGCCAAGGCTGACGGGGCCGAGGTCGCGATGGTCTATTATGCCGGGCACGGAATCGAAGCGCAGGGCAAGAACTGGCTGATACCGACCGATGCGCAACTGAAATCCGACCTCGACCTGCCCTATGAGGCGATCAATCTCGACCGCCTGATGGAATCGGTGTCGGGCGCGCAGATCCGCATGATCGTCCTCGATTCGTGCCGCAACAATCCGTTCGGGCGGTCGTGGAGATCGGGAACGCGCGCGGTCGCGAACGGGCTGGCGGGGGTCGAGGCCGATGATGTGCTCGTGATCTTCGCCGCCGCGCCGGGGCAGACGGCCGCCGATGGGGCAAACGGCAACTCGCCCTTTGCGACCTCGCTCGCGAAGCGCCTGCCGCAGCCCGATACGCCGGTGCAGCTGCTCGGCGGGCTGATCCGCGACGATGTGCTCAAGGCGACCTCGGGCAGCCAGCGGCCGTTCGTGAGCGCCAGCATCACGGGAACCCCCGTCTATCTGGTCCCGCGAACGGCGCCTGTCGCCGCGCCAGCGACTTCGGGCGATCGCGCGGCGCTGGAGGATCTGCTTTGGAAGGGCGCGGTCGCGGACAACAGCGTGCGCGCGTTCAGCGCCTATCTCGCCGAATTCCCCGCGGGGAAATTTGCGGGACAGGCGGGCGAGAATATCAGCCGGCTGCTCAAGAACCCCGGTGCCGCCGCGCCGACCGCAATCACCACCGCAGCCCCGCCGCCCGCCGCAGCGAGCCGAAAATTCATCCTGTCGAACATCCGCGTCGAATGCGTCAAACTGACGGGTCGGCTGGGACTCGGGCTTCCCGATCAATTGTTCCTGCGCTTCAACACCGGGCAGCGCTTTCCCGAGGGCAAGAGCGAGATTTATTCGATCAAGCGAGGCGAAAGCTGGGTGGTCCCCGAAAGCTTTGCGTTCGACCAGCCGGTGAGTTTCCAGCTCCGCGAATTCGACGATATCGGCGGCAGCGACAATATCGGGACGATCGATATCGGCGATACGCCGGGGACGTTCACGAAAACGCTCGACGGCGATGCCAGCGACTATCGGGTGACCTATATGGTGACGATCGGATAG